Proteins encoded within one genomic window of Bradyrhizobium sp. CB1717:
- a CDS encoding SMI1/KNR4 family protein, translated as MHLAKFFHRPPGDDDRELMLIPGGDPMVIGVRMNREDDPESDQFLREEFSDIDGAAAAFRRHAAELVAAGYVETDHTNYTLRDLGPDPQAKPDWQKGLDELMILVLGSPLAEQAKQIAALRGTPAAHQPLYLLLAADHGKTAGEDFAQTLRYAEQARDALNARRAAGQAHYAWSISERELEGEILELLSGLYLLASNPAAALAIIEHLCRTGPSHDRIRQRAELLCGFFPERREEAFDDAYQWSRFGGYDVIMEFPEYAEYVARRKAGTSAKGWRWRPATPINDADISAAEQTLGVRLPDDYRDFLRTRGETELLVRLPESSSELRFYAPGELATQLRNVLDFIAYSEDELEEACAYFRKAYGVSLKHLIPIAEPSQLSRCLLLHLEPGERYGWCFQWDHDGAWELEQKQPSFDVALKALTDGIERRDATQLAFFDL; from the coding sequence ATGCATCTGGCAAAATTCTTCCACCGCCCGCCCGGCGACGACGATCGCGAGCTGATGCTGATCCCGGGCGGCGATCCCATGGTGATCGGCGTCCGCATGAACCGGGAGGACGACCCGGAGTCGGATCAATTTCTGCGCGAGGAGTTTTCCGACATTGACGGCGCCGCCGCGGCCTTCCGCCGCCATGCCGCCGAGCTCGTAGCGGCGGGCTATGTCGAGACCGATCATACCAACTACACGCTGCGTGACCTCGGACCTGATCCGCAGGCCAAGCCGGACTGGCAGAAGGGGCTCGATGAGCTGATGATCCTGGTGCTCGGTTCGCCGCTGGCCGAGCAGGCGAAGCAGATCGCAGCGCTCAGGGGCACGCCGGCCGCGCACCAGCCGCTTTATCTGTTGCTCGCCGCCGATCACGGCAAGACCGCAGGCGAGGACTTCGCGCAGACCCTGCGCTATGCCGAGCAGGCGCGCGATGCACTCAACGCACGGCGGGCCGCCGGACAGGCGCATTATGCATGGTCCATCTCGGAGCGAGAGCTCGAGGGAGAGATCCTGGAATTGCTGAGCGGCCTCTATCTTCTCGCCAGCAACCCGGCCGCTGCGCTTGCGATCATCGAGCATTTGTGCCGGACCGGCCCGAGCCATGATCGCATTCGCCAGCGTGCCGAGCTGCTCTGCGGCTTCTTTCCCGAGCGGCGGGAGGAGGCCTTCGACGACGCCTATCAATGGTCGCGCTTCGGCGGCTACGACGTCATCATGGAGTTTCCCGAATATGCGGAATATGTAGCGCGGCGCAAGGCTGGGACGTCAGCCAAGGGCTGGCGCTGGAGACCCGCCACGCCGATCAACGACGCGGACATCAGCGCCGCGGAGCAGACGCTCGGCGTCCGGCTGCCCGACGACTATCGCGACTTCCTGCGGACCCGGGGTGAGACCGAACTGCTGGTTCGCCTGCCCGAATCCTCTTCCGAGCTGCGCTTCTATGCGCCGGGCGAGCTCGCCACGCAGCTGCGCAATGTCCTCGACTTCATCGCCTATTCAGAGGACGAGCTCGAAGAGGCCTGCGCCTATTTCCGAAAGGCGTACGGCGTTTCATTGAAGCATCTGATTCCGATCGCCGAACCCTCGCAGCTCAGCCGCTGCCTGCTGCTCCATCTCGAGCCCGGCGAGCGCTATGGCTGGTGCTTCCAATGGGACCATGACGGCGCTTGGGAATTGGAGCAGAAGCAGCCGAGTTTCGACGTCGCGCTGAAAGCGCTGACGGACGGCATCGAGCGGCGCGATGCAACGCAGCTCGCG